Proteins from a single region of Mucilaginibacter daejeonensis:
- a CDS encoding glycosyltransferase family 9 protein: MKILVIRFSSMGDIIYTTPVVRCLKQQLPNAEVHFLTKPAFRYIYDNNPYVDKLLLLQPTLGQSIADIKAEGYDLIVDLHSNLRTSIIKLRTGIRSYTYDKQRLRKWLSLKFNLKLVPPVHLVDRYLKAVAPLGVVNDGQPINYYIKNQYQLTDLLPASHLQGYVAFVIGATHNTKRMPNHKIISICNQISKPIILLGGNDVKANGDEITNAVSARVYNACGVTTLDESVFLVSQADSLLGFDTGLTHIAEAFDIPIASIWGSTVPELLGVQPYMVKRSLVAGVELPCRPCSKFGQEKCPLGHFKCMNDMPELPLITFAEQKNA, from the coding sequence ATGAAGATACTGGTGATCCGCTTCAGCTCCATGGGTGACATTATATATACCACTCCGGTGGTACGCTGTCTGAAACAGCAATTGCCCAATGCCGAAGTGCATTTCCTGACCAAGCCAGCGTTTCGCTACATTTATGACAACAATCCGTACGTAGATAAGCTGTTGCTCTTGCAGCCCACCCTCGGCCAATCCATTGCCGATATCAAGGCCGAAGGTTACGACCTTATCGTCGACCTCCACAGCAACCTGCGCACCAGCATCATCAAGCTGCGCACCGGCATACGCTCGTACACGTATGACAAGCAGCGCCTGCGCAAATGGCTCAGCCTAAAGTTCAATTTAAAGCTGGTACCACCCGTACACCTGGTGGATCGTTACCTGAAAGCTGTGGCGCCTTTAGGTGTAGTGAACGATGGCCAGCCGATCAACTATTACATCAAGAACCAATATCAACTGACCGATCTGCTGCCGGCCTCTCACCTGCAGGGCTATGTGGCTTTTGTGATAGGTGCCACACACAACACCAAGCGTATGCCTAACCATAAGATCATCAGCATATGCAATCAGATCAGCAAACCGATAATATTATTAGGCGGTAATGATGTAAAAGCCAATGGAGATGAGATCACAAATGCCGTTAGCGCAAGAGTTTATAACGCGTGTGGCGTCACCACACTGGACGAGTCGGTGTTTTTAGTATCACAGGCAGATAGCTTATTAGGTTTTGATACCGGGCTTACCCACATCGCCGAAGCATTTGATATACCTATCGCTTCCATTTGGGGAAGTACGGTACCTGAGCTTTTAGGCGTACAGCCTTATATGGTGAAACGGTCGTTGGTTGCCGGAGTTGAACTGCCGTGCCGTCCCTGCTCTAAATTCGGGCAGGAGAAATGCCCGCTCGGTCACTTCAAATGTATGAACGATATGCCCGAGCTACCGCTGATCACCTTCGCGGAGCAGAAGAACGCGTAA